The Corynebacterium suranareeae genome window below encodes:
- the gntP gene encoding gluconate permease GntP, protein MDILHLLWVVLGIGLMLLLNIKWKINAMLALLLAALLIGVLEGFPLMDILDTIQTGFGSTLGSLAIIVVFGAVIGKLLVDSGAASQIADTLIRKMGVGKVKIAMVIAGTVFGLAMFYEVAFIILAPLIIAVAVEAKVPFMKIAIPAVAATTTAHSLFPPQPGPVALVDSYGADIGMVYILGIVVAVPTIAITGWVLPKFLGNLDYPVPKLLRTEDPVPEDERPSFAISMFVPLIPAILMIAATILNIWLSEGSLAHSIVNFLGSSVVSVSIAMIAAFYFFAIRPKRGIDWAMDSFEGAIKSIAMVVLIIGAGGALKQIIIDTGIGDYIGSLMSATSLSPYLMAWLITVLIRLATGQGVVSAITAAGIISGALMDPTGTLVGVNPALLVLATAAGSNTLTHVNDASFWLFKGYFDLSVKDTLKTWGLLQLCNSLVGLGVVMLLSIFIG, encoded by the coding sequence ATGGACATCCTCCATCTCTTATGGGTGGTGTTAGGCATCGGCCTCATGCTGCTGCTCAACATCAAATGGAAAATCAACGCCATGCTGGCATTGCTGCTCGCAGCTTTGCTCATCGGCGTACTCGAGGGCTTCCCACTCATGGATATCCTCGACACCATTCAGACCGGGTTCGGATCCACCCTTGGTTCGCTGGCCATCATCGTCGTTTTCGGCGCGGTCATCGGCAAATTACTCGTGGATTCAGGTGCAGCCTCCCAGATTGCAGATACTTTGATCCGCAAAATGGGCGTGGGCAAAGTCAAAATTGCCATGGTTATCGCCGGAACTGTTTTCGGTTTGGCCATGTTCTACGAGGTGGCCTTCATTATCCTCGCACCACTCATCATTGCGGTTGCTGTGGAAGCCAAAGTCCCGTTCATGAAGATTGCGATCCCCGCAGTCGCAGCAACCACCACTGCTCACTCACTGTTCCCACCGCAGCCAGGACCTGTAGCGCTGGTTGATTCTTACGGCGCTGACATCGGAATGGTCTACATTTTGGGCATTGTCGTTGCAGTGCCCACCATCGCGATCACAGGTTGGGTGCTGCCAAAGTTCCTTGGAAACCTCGACTATCCAGTGCCAAAATTGTTGCGCACTGAAGATCCCGTCCCAGAAGACGAGCGTCCATCGTTCGCTATTTCCATGTTCGTGCCCCTGATTCCGGCTATCCTCATGATCGCCGCAACCATCTTGAACATTTGGCTCAGTGAAGGCAGCCTCGCCCACTCCATCGTCAACTTCCTGGGCTCTTCGGTTGTTTCCGTATCCATCGCGATGATCGCTGCTTTCTACTTCTTCGCCATCCGCCCCAAACGAGGCATCGACTGGGCTATGGACAGCTTTGAAGGTGCGATCAAGTCCATCGCCATGGTTGTCCTTATCATTGGTGCCGGTGGAGCTCTGAAACAGATCATCATTGATACAGGTATCGGCGACTACATCGGCAGCCTCATGAGCGCCACCTCCCTATCTCCGTATCTGATGGCGTGGTTGATTACTGTCCTAATCCGTTTAGCCACTGGCCAAGGCGTGGTGTCTGCAATTACTGCCGCTGGCATTATTTCTGGCGCGCTGATGGATCCCACCGGCACCCTTGTGGGCGTCAACCCAGCACTGCTCGTTTTAGCAACAGCGGCAGGCTCCAACACCCTCACCCACGTCAACGACGCCTCATTCTGGCTGTTCAAGGGCTATTTCGACCTCTCTGTCAAAGACACCCTCAAGACATGGGGCCTCCTCCAGCTCTGCAACTCACTTGTAGGCCTTGGCGTAGTCATGCTGCTTAGCATCTTTATTGGGTAA
- a CDS encoding HNH endonuclease signature motif containing protein, translated as MKEIEAIMQRMDVLIADPSDGAFKEVLPFAELLEKLQNKKALFDAALAKSAELSDAGRIIGKTSHIDALAYLLDISKAEAFRRAQRAEEHYGNPSPELSEEDLAKETPAEKEAREQKERQDKIKQAEANKLALDHGISAEKQDTIRYELEKLNNNTSLSRATLRKLAMKEATNRSLEDLRNWTRNKVTRINPTAKDPLAAVKKRSLSIGRQDHDGGARASLYLDPKGLALLKSLMSKAKPGHLLEDVLDDPGKEDKRTKQQRQYDAFADILHRAHSGLLPGRAGVGTIVVSLSAKDVANLESAGPDRRYPTSTGVKLTPLEILRLGAAKYDFAAVLDSDSGRPLHLARTQRTATLYQRLALFASELVCTREGCDSPFDENEIHHIRSWLDGGPTDIENLTNICTHDHGANNDQRDGKDNMGYMDVDPQTGRVGYQPANRRRPMRFNDSAAATESGGAQARV; from the coding sequence GTGAAAGAAATTGAAGCGATCATGCAGCGCATGGATGTTCTTATCGCTGACCCCTCTGATGGGGCGTTCAAAGAAGTCCTGCCGTTTGCCGAACTGCTTGAAAAGCTACAAAACAAAAAAGCGCTTTTCGACGCCGCCCTCGCCAAATCCGCCGAGCTCTCAGATGCCGGACGCATCATCGGAAAAACATCCCATATTGATGCCTTGGCGTATCTTCTAGATATCTCCAAGGCGGAAGCATTCAGACGAGCACAAAGGGCGGAAGAACACTACGGAAATCCCAGCCCCGAGCTGTCTGAAGAAGACCTTGCCAAAGAAACTCCCGCTGAAAAAGAGGCACGGGAGCAAAAAGAACGCCAAGACAAGATCAAGCAGGCTGAAGCAAACAAGCTTGCCCTCGATCATGGGATCTCTGCCGAAAAGCAAGACACCATCCGGTATGAACTGGAAAAACTCAACAACAACACGTCCTTGTCCAGAGCAACCTTGCGTAAACTCGCGATGAAAGAAGCCACAAACCGCTCCTTGGAAGATCTCCGAAACTGGACTCGTAACAAAGTCACCCGGATCAATCCCACTGCTAAAGATCCATTAGCGGCAGTAAAGAAACGTTCTTTAAGTATTGGACGCCAAGACCATGACGGCGGAGCTAGAGCATCACTGTATTTAGATCCCAAAGGTTTAGCGCTTTTGAAATCACTCATGTCCAAAGCTAAACCGGGGCATTTGCTTGAAGATGTACTCGACGACCCAGGCAAAGAAGACAAACGTACAAAACAGCAACGCCAATACGATGCCTTCGCTGATATTCTCCACCGAGCACACAGTGGCTTGCTTCCCGGCAGAGCTGGAGTGGGCACCATCGTGGTGTCTTTGTCTGCAAAGGATGTAGCCAACCTTGAAAGCGCGGGACCAGACCGCCGCTACCCCACCAGCACCGGCGTCAAACTAACTCCTTTGGAAATCCTGCGACTGGGAGCAGCAAAATATGATTTCGCCGCAGTCTTAGATTCCGATTCCGGGCGTCCCCTTCACCTAGCGCGCACCCAGCGCACCGCAACGCTATACCAACGCCTGGCACTTTTCGCCTCCGAGCTTGTCTGCACCCGCGAAGGCTGCGACTCCCCCTTTGATGAAAACGAAATACACCACATCAGATCCTGGTTAGATGGTGGACCAACAGATATTGAAAACCTCACCAATATTTGCACCCACGATCACGGAGCCAACAACGATCAGCGCGATGGCAAAGACAACATGGGCTATATGGATGTAGATCCCCAAACCGGTCGCGTTGGCTATCAACCCGCCAACCGACGAAGACCCATGCGTTTTAACGATTCCGCAGCAGCTACTGAATCAGGTGGAGCTCAAGCTAGGGTCTGA
- a CDS encoding alpha/beta hydrolase, translated as MSVFTRAGEASRKLVALVVAIATAAALMVVGTGTAQAANRDWLRADNTGACDWDGVGYWVQRCDVWSAAMGRNIPVQIQPAERGGNAGLYLLDGMRATDYSNAWLVDTNAARLYAPHNITLVMPVGGAGSFYADWNSQASLSSSDPVIYMWETFLTQELPAYLEQNFGVARNNNSIAGLSMGGTAALNLAAKHPGQFRQAMSWSGYLNTTAPGMQTLLRLAMLDTGGFNVNAMYGSIISPRRFENDPFWNMGGLANTDVYISAASGLWSPQDDGTRVDHRLTGSVLEFVAMTSTRIWEAKARLQGLNPTADYPAFGIHGWGQFNSQLEKTQGRVLNVMNAW; from the coding sequence ATGTCCGTATTTACACGAGCTGGTGAGGCAAGCCGCAAGCTCGTCGCCCTAGTAGTGGCCATCGCCACCGCGGCAGCCCTCATGGTTGTTGGAACTGGAACCGCACAAGCAGCAAACCGAGATTGGCTGCGCGCCGACAACACCGGTGCATGTGACTGGGATGGTGTGGGTTACTGGGTTCAGCGTTGTGATGTGTGGTCCGCAGCAATGGGTCGCAACATCCCTGTTCAGATCCAACCGGCAGAGCGCGGCGGCAACGCTGGTCTGTACCTGCTCGACGGTATGCGTGCTACCGACTACTCCAATGCTTGGCTTGTAGATACCAACGCGGCACGCCTTTACGCCCCACACAACATCACCCTGGTGATGCCAGTTGGTGGCGCAGGTTCCTTCTACGCAGACTGGAACTCACAGGCATCTCTTTCCTCCTCAGATCCTGTTATCTACATGTGGGAGACTTTCCTGACTCAGGAACTTCCTGCATACCTTGAGCAAAACTTCGGTGTTGCGCGAAACAACAACTCCATCGCGGGTCTATCCATGGGTGGCACTGCTGCACTGAACCTTGCTGCAAAGCACCCAGGACAGTTCCGCCAGGCGATGTCTTGGTCCGGATACTTGAACACCACTGCACCTGGCATGCAGACTCTGCTGCGTCTAGCAATGCTGGATACCGGTGGTTTCAACGTCAACGCAATGTATGGATCGATCATCAGCCCACGTCGTTTTGAAAACGATCCTTTCTGGAACATGGGCGGATTGGCTAACACTGACGTCTACATCTCTGCAGCTTCCGGCCTGTGGAGCCCTCAAGACGACGGAACTCGTGTAGACCACCGCCTGACTGGTTCTGTACTGGAATTCGTGGCTATGACCTCCACCAGAATCTGGGAGGCCAAGGCGCGACTACAAGGTCTAAACCCAACCGCGGACTACCCAGCGTTTGGTATCCATGGATGGGGTCAGTTCAACTCTCAGTTGGAAAAGACCCAGGGACGCGTTCTCAACGTCATGAACGCCTGGTAA
- the zomB gene encoding flagellar motor control protein ZomB produces MTFSPQRPEIEPGNQPDSETESSLQATEKEHASNSDVGSSSGPNYTLITTFLAALTAGIFAFWAGWTRKWISDDGLIVLRTVRNLLAGNGPVFNAGERVEANTSTLWQYCIYLVALVTDYRLEDIALWLALLFTTAASIIGVLGTAHLHRKRIVFLLPAGVIGYFSLSPARDFATSGLEWGLSLMWISIQWLLLVLWATAENKPSGSVVNKLMGTGVLTYALAFWSGLSWLVRPELALYGGLTGVLLLLTAPKWKVALGILAVAIPVPGAYQIFRMGYYGLMVPHTAVAKSASDAVWGTGWEYVEDFTGPYNLWLGLALLLAAGALTVWKTDKQLVLPRGRLGLRTPGMAITLLVICALVHFLYVIRVGGDFMHGRMLLLPLFAILLPVSVVPVNLIDRGWQDFVALALIFSTWVWSTVIFVQGHQWENTGQHVVDERDFWIDFTNRDKDHPPLYAEDFLTVDSMNDYAEVMRDQTLVFPTGQQLNILATADPDTYSWITTPRVEGIEAGDLANIPPTIFHVNLGMTSMNAPLNVRVTDLIGLATPLAARQPRIEGGRIGHDKLMDLEWQVAESATPLAYTPGWIDPEKTYQARQALRHPELIHLFQTYREPMSYHRFVDNIKYALTTGRTLEISDDPEDLLKEFDPMPAEIQEGQETIAWPAEINLDEPRGEPLYSSQ; encoded by the coding sequence ATGACGTTTAGTCCACAGCGTCCGGAGATAGAGCCCGGTAATCAGCCAGATTCAGAAACCGAATCATCACTTCAGGCAACCGAAAAAGAACATGCTTCTAACAGCGATGTTGGAAGTTCATCGGGGCCAAACTACACCCTGATTACCACCTTTCTAGCGGCTTTAACAGCAGGAATTTTCGCATTCTGGGCTGGATGGACCCGAAAATGGATCAGCGATGACGGACTGATTGTCCTTCGAACCGTCCGCAATCTCCTCGCTGGAAACGGGCCAGTGTTTAATGCTGGCGAAAGAGTTGAAGCCAACACCTCCACGCTGTGGCAATACTGCATATATCTTGTTGCTTTAGTTACTGACTACCGGCTAGAAGATATTGCTCTTTGGCTTGCGCTGCTGTTTACCACCGCCGCATCAATCATCGGTGTGCTCGGCACCGCGCACCTGCATCGCAAACGCATCGTCTTCTTGCTGCCTGCTGGTGTGATTGGATACTTCAGTCTTTCGCCTGCCCGAGATTTCGCCACTTCAGGCCTGGAGTGGGGTTTGTCATTGATGTGGATTTCCATTCAGTGGCTGCTGTTAGTGCTGTGGGCGACCGCTGAGAATAAGCCGTCCGGGTCAGTGGTGAATAAGCTGATGGGCACAGGTGTTTTAACGTATGCCCTGGCCTTTTGGTCTGGTTTAAGTTGGTTGGTGCGCCCAGAACTTGCGCTCTACGGTGGCCTGACTGGGGTATTGCTCCTACTTACTGCACCTAAATGGAAAGTAGCTTTGGGAATTTTAGCCGTAGCGATTCCAGTTCCAGGTGCCTACCAAATCTTCCGCATGGGCTATTACGGCCTTATGGTCCCTCATACCGCAGTTGCTAAATCAGCTTCAGATGCAGTGTGGGGAACAGGCTGGGAATACGTCGAAGATTTCACTGGCCCTTACAATTTGTGGCTTGGGTTGGCCTTGCTGTTGGCTGCAGGCGCATTAACCGTATGGAAGACAGATAAGCAGTTGGTACTTCCCCGTGGCAGATTAGGGCTGCGCACACCTGGTATGGCCATCACACTTCTTGTGATCTGTGCACTTGTTCATTTCCTTTATGTCATACGCGTTGGTGGCGACTTCATGCACGGGCGCATGCTGCTGCTTCCATTGTTTGCCATTTTATTGCCAGTCTCCGTGGTGCCGGTGAATCTCATTGATCGTGGTTGGCAAGATTTTGTGGCGCTCGCTCTCATATTTTCCACCTGGGTGTGGTCGACGGTAATTTTTGTCCAGGGGCATCAGTGGGAAAACACCGGACAGCATGTTGTTGATGAGCGCGATTTTTGGATCGATTTCACCAACCGAGACAAAGATCATCCACCGCTATATGCTGAGGATTTCCTCACTGTAGATTCCATGAATGATTACGCAGAAGTAATGCGCGATCAAACTCTGGTCTTCCCAACAGGCCAGCAGCTAAATATCTTGGCAACTGCTGATCCTGATACCTATTCCTGGATTACTACCCCCCGAGTGGAAGGTATTGAAGCTGGAGACCTGGCCAATATTCCACCAACAATTTTCCACGTAAATCTTGGCATGACCTCTATGAACGCACCACTTAATGTTCGGGTCACTGACCTAATTGGGCTTGCAACACCATTGGCTGCCCGCCAACCTCGCATCGAGGGAGGAAGAATTGGCCACGATAAGTTGATGGACCTTGAATGGCAGGTCGCAGAATCAGCAACACCACTGGCTTATACTCCTGGTTGGATTGATCCAGAAAAGACCTATCAGGCACGCCAAGCATTGCGCCATCCAGAGTTGATACATCTTTTCCAAACTTATCGTGAGCCAATGAGCTATCACAGGTTTGTGGACAATATTAAATACGCACTCACTACCGGACGAACGTTGGAAATTTCTGATGATCCAGAAGATCTTTTAAAAGAATTTGATCCAATGCCAGCAGAAATCCAGGAAGGGCAAGAAACTATTGCCTGGCCAGCGGAAATAAACCTGGATGAACCGCGTGGAGAACCCTTATATAGCTCTCAGTAA
- a CDS encoding decaprenyl-phosphate phosphoribosyltransferase has protein sequence MSEHASQDHRDTQNFLTSEPHTTALEDNKKRQPPKNLADGMVKALRPKQWVKNALVLAAPLAAGADAIFHQRTLVDVAIAFIVFCFGASAIYLVNDARDVEADREHPTKRFRPIAAGVLPVGMAYGMAVALIVLAIGLSFLATDGVALACVIGVYIALQLGYCFGWKHMPVIDIALVSSGFMLRAMAGGVAAGIELSQWFLLVAAFGSLFMASGKRYAEILLHERTGAKIRKSLESYTPTYLRFVWTMAATAVVMSYALWGFDLSQQSTDAGPWYQISMVPFTIAILRYAAGVDTGDGGAPDEVALSDRVLQVLALAWVFCIVMAVYIMPMF, from the coding sequence GTGAGCGAACACGCCTCGCAAGATCACCGTGATACCCAAAACTTCTTAACTTCTGAGCCACACACCACGGCACTCGAAGACAATAAGAAACGCCAACCGCCAAAAAACCTCGCCGATGGCATGGTGAAGGCGCTACGCCCAAAGCAATGGGTGAAAAACGCCCTAGTTTTAGCAGCGCCACTAGCTGCAGGTGCAGATGCCATCTTCCACCAGCGCACACTCGTCGACGTTGCCATTGCGTTCATCGTGTTCTGCTTCGGCGCATCTGCTATCTACCTGGTCAACGATGCCCGCGATGTTGAAGCTGACCGCGAGCACCCAACCAAGCGCTTCCGTCCGATTGCTGCAGGTGTATTGCCAGTAGGAATGGCCTACGGCATGGCAGTGGCACTTATCGTCTTGGCCATCGGTCTGTCATTTTTGGCCACTGACGGCGTAGCTCTTGCTTGCGTCATTGGTGTTTACATCGCCTTGCAGTTGGGTTACTGCTTTGGTTGGAAGCACATGCCAGTGATCGATATTGCGCTGGTCTCCTCTGGATTTATGCTCCGTGCAATGGCCGGTGGTGTGGCAGCAGGCATCGAACTATCCCAATGGTTCCTGCTGGTTGCAGCATTTGGCTCCCTATTTATGGCCTCCGGCAAACGCTACGCAGAAATCCTCCTGCACGAGCGCACCGGCGCAAAGATCCGTAAATCTTTGGAAAGCTACACCCCGACCTACCTTCGATTCGTGTGGACCATGGCAGCCACCGCCGTGGTTATGTCCTATGCGCTGTGGGGCTTTGACCTTTCTCAGCAGTCCACAGACGCAGGCCCGTGGTACCAAATCTCCATGGTGCCGTTTACCATCGCGATTTTGCGTTACGCAGCAGGCGTAGACACCGGCGATGGAGGTGCACCTGATGAAGTAGCACTCAGCGACAGAGTTCTGCAGGTGCTTGCCCTCGCGTGGGTATTCTGCATCGTGATGGCCGTGTACATCATGCCGATGTTTTAA
- a CDS encoding phosphatase PAP2 family protein: protein MSNKEVQILVSIQDQLMDAPGILPTARGLSLLGEHAAGWLTLGAGGAVLDKKRRRSWAGLFVAALASHAASVIIKRVVRRARPHDPAIKIGVGTPSKLSFPSSHATSTTATMVYLARITKSPVPLLGIPIMALSRMVLGVHYPTDVLAGALLGAATAEAVHKIERATK, encoded by the coding sequence ATGAGCAATAAAGAAGTACAGATCTTGGTAAGCATCCAAGATCAACTGATGGATGCCCCAGGAATCTTGCCAACTGCAAGAGGCCTAAGCTTGCTCGGCGAGCACGCTGCAGGATGGCTAACACTCGGTGCGGGTGGCGCAGTGCTAGATAAAAAGCGTCGTCGTTCCTGGGCAGGGCTGTTTGTTGCGGCCCTGGCAAGCCACGCAGCGTCAGTAATTATCAAACGCGTCGTACGCAGGGCAAGACCACATGACCCAGCCATCAAAATTGGCGTGGGCACCCCCTCAAAGCTAAGCTTTCCTTCTTCACATGCGACCTCAACGACCGCCACAATGGTGTATCTTGCGCGCATCACCAAATCACCCGTGCCACTACTTGGAATTCCAATCATGGCATTGTCACGAATGGTGCTGGGCGTACACTACCCAACGGATGTGCTAGCTGGCGCACTGCTTGGAGCTGCAACCGCAGAGGCCGTCCATAAGATTGAAAGGGCAACGAAGTGA
- a CDS encoding glycosyltransferase, whose product MSATNLAVEQLQRVLLPRRGEPADVRSLYLLEAESNKERLEWDDRFSVSVPAGAEVSFQTYFNAFPASYWRRWSQLDSVVLKLKVSGEARVDLYRSKIDGARIGITGSVVKDDYIEFEVSLAPFEDGGWIWFDLTAETDATVEEAGWFAPCAPKAQVMPDGTEVGPFEARATVGIPTFNRPADAVAALEALASDPAVDAVIDTVIMPDQGNKHPADEPGYKAAVEHFGDRFFEFRQGNLGGSGGYSRIMFEALGGVDGKGAAGAAQSPYILYMDDDIAIEPDSVLRALQVARYAKSPILVGGQMLNLQERSHLHTMGEVVGGHDFMWTAAPHVHYDHDFSTHPLHDRGKFDDKPDAPNSRDLHRRIDVDFNGWWMCMIPRVVAEQIGQPLPLFIKWDDAEYGLRARKAGFPTATWPGIAIWHMAWSDKDDAIDWQAYFHLRNRLVVAAMYHEGSVDGIVRSMQKATFKHLLCLEYSTVAIQNEAMKDFLAGPDQLFSILDTSLPRIAAIRKTYPDAVVLPSATELPRPSGAPGVPTKDIGGRLAPIKKAMWLAKGLKHSLSKEDASHHEVPQANFAPIEARWFSLSRVDGATVTTADGRGVVYRKRDRDKAKELGKEARALQKQVAERFEELSRKYRAAHPELVSREAWGKVFDEQ is encoded by the coding sequence ATGAGCGCAACAAACCTGGCGGTTGAGCAACTACAGCGAGTGCTCCTGCCGAGGCGCGGCGAACCAGCGGATGTCAGGTCTTTGTACCTGCTTGAAGCTGAAAGCAATAAAGAACGCCTGGAATGGGACGACCGTTTTAGCGTATCCGTCCCCGCAGGTGCCGAAGTGTCTTTCCAGACCTACTTCAACGCATTCCCTGCAAGCTACTGGCGGCGCTGGTCACAACTCGACTCCGTCGTATTAAAACTGAAAGTCTCTGGCGAAGCACGCGTCGACCTGTACCGCTCAAAGATCGATGGAGCGCGCATCGGAATCACCGGATCCGTAGTCAAAGATGACTACATCGAATTCGAAGTCTCCTTAGCGCCTTTCGAAGATGGTGGCTGGATCTGGTTCGACCTCACCGCCGAAACAGATGCGACCGTCGAAGAAGCAGGTTGGTTCGCACCATGCGCACCCAAAGCACAGGTGATGCCAGATGGAACCGAAGTTGGCCCCTTCGAAGCCCGCGCAACAGTCGGCATCCCCACCTTCAACCGCCCAGCGGACGCGGTTGCAGCACTGGAAGCACTAGCCTCAGACCCAGCAGTTGATGCAGTTATCGATACCGTCATCATGCCTGATCAGGGTAATAAACACCCCGCTGATGAGCCTGGCTACAAAGCAGCCGTTGAGCATTTTGGCGATCGCTTCTTTGAATTCCGCCAAGGCAACCTCGGTGGATCAGGCGGCTACTCCCGAATCATGTTCGAAGCTCTAGGAGGAGTGGACGGCAAAGGCGCTGCCGGTGCAGCCCAAAGCCCATACATCCTGTACATGGATGACGATATCGCCATCGAACCAGATTCAGTGCTGCGTGCACTACAAGTGGCACGCTACGCCAAGTCACCCATTTTGGTCGGCGGACAAATGCTCAACCTCCAAGAGCGCAGCCACCTCCACACCATGGGTGAAGTCGTAGGCGGACACGATTTCATGTGGACTGCTGCACCACACGTGCACTACGACCACGACTTCTCCACACACCCACTGCACGATCGCGGCAAGTTTGACGATAAACCAGACGCACCAAACTCCCGCGACCTGCACCGCCGCATCGACGTTGACTTCAACGGCTGGTGGATGTGCATGATCCCACGCGTCGTAGCAGAACAAATCGGACAACCACTCCCACTCTTTATCAAATGGGATGACGCCGAATACGGACTGCGTGCCCGCAAAGCAGGATTCCCCACTGCAACGTGGCCAGGAATCGCAATCTGGCACATGGCATGGTCAGACAAAGACGACGCCATCGACTGGCAAGCCTATTTCCATCTCCGCAACCGCCTCGTAGTTGCAGCGATGTACCACGAGGGCAGCGTCGATGGCATTGTGCGTTCAATGCAAAAAGCCACCTTCAAGCACCTGCTCTGCCTGGAATACTCCACCGTGGCAATCCAGAACGAAGCGATGAAGGACTTCCTTGCAGGCCCTGACCAGCTGTTCTCCATCCTGGACACCTCACTGCCTCGCATCGCAGCAATCCGCAAAACCTACCCAGACGCCGTTGTGCTACCAAGCGCCACGGAACTACCAAGGCCTAGCGGCGCGCCGGGAGTTCCCACCAAAGACATCGGTGGACGTCTCGCGCCAATTAAAAAGGCGATGTGGCTAGCAAAGGGACTAAAGCACTCGCTGTCTAAAGAAGATGCCTCCCACCACGAAGTCCCACAGGCAAACTTTGCTCCCATTGAAGCTCGCTGGTTCAGCTTGTCCCGAGTAGACGGCGCAACCGTCACCACAGCAGATGGACGCGGCGTGGTCTATCGCAAACGCGACCGTGACAAAGCCAAAGAACTAGGTAAAGAAGCACGCGCACTGCAAAAGCAGGTAGCAGAGCGATTCGAAGAACTCAGCCGTAAATACCGCGCAGCTCATCCTGAGCTAGTCAGCCGCGAAGCCTGGGGAAAGGTCTTTGATGAGCAATAA